One genomic window of Pempheris klunzingeri isolate RE-2024b chromosome 12, fPemKlu1.hap1, whole genome shotgun sequence includes the following:
- the LOC139211000 gene encoding leucine-rich glioma-inactivated protein 1-like gives MENTRKMPKRSPWLGLLVVASVLLVVDCKRARQPRCPSSCTCTKDNALCESAGLIPRSFPSDVISLSFVKSEFTEIPKESFIHTPALYLLLFTANNLESINEDAFLGLPHLEYLFIENNQIKSISPNAFRGLKTLVHLSLAYNNLETLPKDLFKGLEALTKVDLRGNQFTCDCKLKWLVEWIYSTNATVDQIYCKGPASQLDKKINDLVPQSFDCITTEFASYQSLKFESISVEAFSFGSDQYVVFAQPFIGKCSFLEWDHVEMVFRNFDDIDSISTVICKPLVIDNQLFIIVAQLFGGSHIYKRDTSANKFIKLQGIDILKIRKPNDVETFRIDGESFFVIADSSKAGSTTIYKWNGNGFYSHQSLHPWYRDTDVEYMEISSKPHLILSSSSQRPVIYQWNKSTKLFDRRTDIPEMEDVYAVKHFQVKADLFICLTRFIGDSKVMRWDGALFRELQTMPSRGSMVFQPFTVGSWQYAILGSDYSFTQVYRWDAKKGEFVHFQELNIQAPRAFSPVSIDNRQFLLASSFKGKTQIYEHLVIDLSN, from the exons ATGGAAAATACACGTAAGATGCCCAAAAGATCGCCTTGGCTCGGCTTACTCGTAGTGGCGTCTGTTTTGCTTGTAGTGGACTGCAAGAGAGCCAGGCAGCCCCGCTGTCCCTCATCATGTACATGTACCAAAGATAACGCGTTGTGCGAGAGCGCAGGACTGATCCCTCGCAGCTTTCCATCCGATGTCATATCACT ATCGTTCGTCAAGTCTGAATTCACTGAAATCCCGAAAGAGAGCTTCATCCACACCCCTGCCCTGTATCTCCT CCTCTTCACAGCCAACAACCTGGAATCTATAAACGAGGATGCTTTCCTTGGTCTTCCCCATCTGGAGTATCT CTTCATCGAGAACAACCAAATCAAGTCGATTTCACCAAACGCTTTTCGTGGACTGAAAACCTTGGTGCATTT gaGTCTGGCCTACAATAATCTGGAGACTCTGCCCAAAGATTTGTTCAAGGGTCTGGAGGCCTTGACGAAGGT AGACCTGCGAGGGAACCAGTTCACCTGTGACTGTAAGCTGAAGTGGTTGGTGGAGTGGATATACAGCACCAACGCTACAGTGGATCAGATTTACTGCAAAGGCCCGGCCTCACAGCTGGACAAGAAGATCAACGATCTGGTGCCACAGTCCTTCGACTGCATCACCACAG AGTTTGCTTCCTACCAGTCCCTGAAGTTTGAGTCCATATCGGTGGAGGCGTTTTCCTTTGGGAGCGACCAGTATGTGGTGTTTGCACAGCCCTTCATTGGGAAATGCAGCTTTCTAGAGTGGGATCATGTGGAGATGGTGTTCAGAAACTTTGACGACATTGACA GCATATCCACAGTAATCTGCAAACCTCTGGTCATTGACAACCAGCTCTTTATCATTGTGGCTCAGCTGTTTGGCGGCTCGCACATCTACAAGCGCGACACCTCTGCCAACAAATTCATCAAGCTCCAAGGCATCGACATCCTCAAAATCCGAAAACCAAACGATGTTGAGACTTTCCGCATCGACGGAGAATCCTTCTTTGTGATAGCAGACAGCTCCAAGGCCGGTTCCACCACCATCTACAAGTGGAACGGCAATGGCTTCTACTCTCACCAGTCTCTCCACCCATGGTACCGGGACACAGACGTGGAGTACATGGAGATCTCCTCCAAACCTCACCTGATCCTGTCCAGCAGCTCCCAGAGGCCGGTCATCTACCAGTGGAACAAAAGCACCAAGCTGTTCGACAGACGCACTGACATCCCAGAAATGGAGGACGTCTACGCTGTTAAGCATTTTCAGGTCAAAGCCGACCTCTTCATCTGTCTGACGCGCTTCATTGGTGACTCCAAGGTGATGCGCTGGGACGGGGCCCTCTTCAGGGAATTGCAGACCATGCCCTCTCGTGGCTCCATGGTGTTCCAGCCCTTCACTGTGGGCAGCTGGCAGTACGCCATCCTGGGCAGCGATTACTCTTTCACCCAGGTTTACCGCTGGGATGCCAAGAAGGGCGAGTTTGTCCATTTCCAGGAGTTGAACATCCAGGCGCCGAGGGCCTTCTCTCCAGTCTCCATAGACAACCGGCAGTTCCTGTTGGCCTCAAGTTTCAAAGGGAAAACTCAGATTTATGAGCACCTGGTCATTGATCTGAGCAACTGA
- the LOC139211293 gene encoding free fatty acid receptor 4-like: MDINPQAHPLLLRNFSYFSFFSELHHSDHGATTIVETLAITVVFLVSVAANVGAAALVTWERRLLANKTILTLNLFVADLLFVSMIPLIVAVRWTVSWTLGYAACHTVLYVICMSGCVTITTLASISVERVRAILRLQTVSTLNPRMVTATLLFIWAFSALTCIPLSLFFTVMEVDFPEQERMHICTLMWPDTSGEVMWNVAFAALCFLLPGCVLVVSYSKILQIVKSCREGLRPRDSQPDALQYHVSRQDMKLFRTLLVLVLSFLIMWSPIFIVTFLILARNFLGHPYVTSTMFFWVVTFTMINSALNPILYSVCQFKSGWRRLCCRSVVAPLTKPGGSVRMRGIQP, from the exons ATGGATATTAACCCTCAAGCTCACCCTCTGCTTTTGAGAAACTTCTcttatttttccttcttctccGAGCTGCACCACTCGGATCATGGTGCCACCACTATTGTTGAGACCCTGGCGATCACAGTTGTCTTCCTGGTCTCCGTGGCAGCAAATGTGGGAGCCGCGGCCTTGGTTACCTGGGAACGCAGACTGCTGGCCAACAAGACCATCCTGACCCTCAACTTGTTTGTGGCCGACCTGCTGTTCGTCAGCATGATCCCGCTGATTGTGGCGGTGCGGTGGACTGTGTCCTGGACGCTGGGGTACGCTGCCTGTCACACTGTGCTGTATGTCATCTGTATGAGCGGCTGTGTCACCATCACCACGCTGGCCTCCATCAGCGTGGAGAGGGTCCGGGCTATCCTTCGGCTGCAGACTGTGTCCACTTTAAACCCCAGGATGGTGACCGccaccctcctcttcatctggGCCTTTTCTGCACTCACCTGCATACCCCTCAGTCTGTTCTTCACTGTCATGGAAGTGGATTTCCCTGAGCAG GAACGTATGCACATTTGTACTCTCATGTGGCCCGACACAAGTGGAGAGGTTATGTGGAACGTGGCCTTCGCTGCCCTGTGCTTCCTTCTCCCAGGATGTGTGCTTGTGGTCAGTTACAGCAAAATATTACAG ATTGTTAAAAGTTGTAGGGAAGGGCTCCGACCCCGAGACAGCCAGCCAGACGCTCTGCAGTACCATGTGTCCCGCCAGGATATGAAGCTCTTCCGTACTCTTCTAGTCCTTGTCCTCTCTTTCTTAATCATGTGGAGCCCTATTTTCATCGTCACCTTCCTCATCCTGGCCAGAAACTTCCTGGGCCATCCATATGTCACCTCTACCATGTTCTTCTGGGTGGTAACATTCACCATGATCAACTCAGCCCTCAACCCCATCCTCTACTCGGTCTGCCAGTTCAAGAGCGGGTGGCGTAGGCTCTGCTGTCGCTCTGTTGTTGCACCGCTGACAAAACCAGGTGGCAGCGTTCGAATGCGAGGGATACAGCCATGA
- the LOC139210999 gene encoding cone cGMP-specific 3',5'-cyclic phosphodiesterase subunit alpha'-like isoform X2 has product MADKDNVEKFLDNNPQFAKEYYDKKVKADVITSAFNNQVQVKDPASYKDVSTIQEAEFIFELVKEMQGTNPMEKALHKVLQRIALLIQADRCSYFGYRARNGTPELSTILFDVTHNSPFERNIVNPNLEIVFPTDMGIVGWTAHSKKPLNIPDVKKDSHFSDFVDKQTKYTTKCMITTPIMNGKEPVGVVMALNKQGADEFSKSDQELFNKYVNFAAVIILQDHTAYMWDVESRRSQVLLWSASKVFEELTDIERQFHKALYTVRTYIKCERYSVGLLDMTKDKEFFDEWAIKLGEQEPYKGPKTPDGREINFYKIIDYLLEDKEEIKVIPGPPADHWALVSGLPSYVAENGFICNMMNAQADEYFVFQKEAVDETGWMIKNVLSLPIVNKKEEIVGVATFYNRRDGKPFDENDEQITEALTQFLGWSTLNSDTYDKLNRTEWSQDIAKEMLMYQTTATPNDVQSILNTQEKFGSAPEDCDQKEMYKLLRSNIPEAKTVELLEFRFSDFPLSELELIKCGIRCFFELGVVEKFKVPAEILTRWMYTVRKGYRDITYHNWRHGFNVGQTMFTLLLTGKLKKYYTDLEAFAMVAAGFCHDIDHRGTNNLYQTKSLSPLAKLHSSSILERHHLEYSKTLMENENLNIFLNLQKRQFETVQHLFEVCIIATDLALYFKKRTMFQKIVDSVEGIPDDKEKISFISNNPVRKEIIMAMMMTACDLSAITKPWEVQSKVALMVAAEFWEQGDLERTVLDQQPIPMMDRNHADELPKMQCGFIDFVCSFVYKEFSRFHTEITPMFEGLNINRGQWRGLADVHEAKIKAIEDEKKRLEGGDAQGERGKSKTCVVC; this is encoded by the exons ATGGCAGACAAAGACAATGTAGAGAAGTTCCTTGACAACAACCCACAGTTTGCTAAGGAGTACTATGACAAGAAAGTCAAGGCAGATGTGATCACTTCTGCCTTCAACAACCAGGTCCAGGTCAAAGACCCAGCCTCTTACAAGGATGTGTCCACCATCCAGGAGGCTGAGTTCATATTTGAGCTTGTGAAGGAGATGCAGGGTACCAACCCGATGGAAAAAGCCCTGCATAAAGTTCTCCAGAGGATTGCTCTGCTGATCCAGGCTGATCGGTGCAGCTACTTTGGCTACAGGGCTCGTAACGGGACACCTGAGCTGTCCACGATCCTCTTCGACGTGACACACAATTCTCCATTTGAGAGAAATATAGTGAACCCCAATCTGGAGATTGTTTTTCCCACCGACATGGGAATTGTTGGATGGACAGCACATTCCAAGAAGCCTCTGAATATTCCCGATGTGAAGAAG GACTCTCATTTCAGTGACTTTGTGGATAAACAGACCAAATATACCACTAAATGCATGATTACTACTCCCATTATGAATGGAAAGGAACCCGTCGGCGTTGTTATGGCACTCAATAAACAAGGTGCTGATGAATTCTCAAAGAGTGATCAGGAG CTCTTCAATAAATATGTGAACTTTGCTGCTGTGATCATTCTCCAAGATCACACTGCTTACATGTGGGATGTGGAGTCCAGGAGAAGCCAG GTTCTTCTGTGGTCAGCCAGCAAAGTTTTTGAAGAGTTGACGGATATCGAGAGGCAGTTTCACAAAGCCTTGTACACAGTGAGGACATATATCAAGTGTGAGAGATACTCTGTGGGACTCCTGGACATGACCAAAGACAAG GAATTCTTTGATGAATGGGCAATCAAACTAGGAGAACAGGAGCCATACAAAGGACCCAAAACACCTGATGGCAGA GAAATCAACTTCTACAAGATTATTGACTACTTACtggaagacaaagaggagattAAAGTTATCCC AGGCCCTCCTGCCGACCACTGGGCTCTCGTCAGTGGACTCCCATCATATGTGGCTGAAAATGGATTT ATCTGCAACATGATGAATGCTCAGGCAGACGAGTACTTCGTGTTTCAG AAAGAAGCGGTGGATGAGACTGGATGGATGATTAAGAatgtcctctccctccccatcGTCAACAAAAAGGAAGAGATTGTCGGCGTTGCCACTTTCTACAACAGAAGGGATGGCAAACCATTCGACGAGAATGATGAACAGATTACGGAA GCTCTAACCCAGTTCCTTGGCTGGTCCACTCTGAATAGTGACACGTACGACAAACTGAACAGGACAGAGTGGAGTCAAGATATTGCCAAGGAAATGCTCATGTACCAGACAACAGCCACACCAAATGACGTGCAGAGCATTCTG AACACTCAAGAGAAGTTTGGCTCTGCACCAGAGGACTGTGACCAGAAGGAAATGTACAAACTGTTG AGATCCAACATCCCTGAAGCCAAGACCGTTGAGCTGTTGGAGTTTCGCTTCAGTGACTTTCCGCTGTCTGAGTTAGAGCTCATCAAGTGTGGAATCCGTTGTTTTTTTGAACTGGGAGTCGTAGAGAAGTTCAAAGTCCCAGCTGAG ATCTTGACACGATGGATGTACACCGTTCGCAAGGGATACCGTGACATCACCTACCACAACTGGAGGCACGGCTTCAACGTCGGCCAAACCATGTTCACCCTTCTGCTT ACAGGTAAACTGAAGAAGTATTACACTGATCTCGAGGCCTTTGCCATGGTTGCTGCTGGATTCTGCCACGATATTGACCACAGAGGAACCAACAATCTCTATCAAACAAA GAGTTTATCCCCACTGGCAAAACTGCACAGCTCCTCAATTTTGGAGCGACATCATCTTGAGTACAGTAAGACACTGATGGAGAATGAG aatttgaatattttcctAAACCTTCAGAAGCGTCAGTTTGAGACGGTCCAGCATCTGTTTGAAGTTTGCATTATTGCCACTGACCTCGCCCTCTACTTCAA GAAGAGAACAATGTTCCAAAAGATTGTGGATTCTGTGGAAGGGATTCCAGACGATAAAGAGAAGATCAGCTTCATCTCCAACAATCCAGTCAGGAAGGAAATTATCAT GGCAATGATGATGACGGCTTGTGACCTGTCAGCCATTACAAAGCCATGGGAGGTTCAGAGCAAG GTCGCCCTGATGGTGGCAGCAGAATTTTGGGAGCAGGGAGACCTTGAGAGGACAGTTCTTGACCAACAGCCTATT ccaATGATGGACAGAAATCATGCTGATGAGCTGCCTAAGATGCAATGTGGTTTCATCGACTTTGTCTGCTCCTTTGTGTACAAG GAGTTTTCTCGCTTTCACACAGAGATCACCCCCATGTTCGAAGGATTGAACATCAATAGGGGACAGTGGAGAGGTCTCGCAGATGTCCACGAGGCCAAGATAAAGGCTATCGAAGATGAGAAAAAGAGGCTGGAAGGTGGAGATGCACAAGGTGAGC GCGGGAAGTCAAAGACGTGTGTTGTCTGCTAA
- the LOC139210999 gene encoding cone cGMP-specific 3',5'-cyclic phosphodiesterase subunit alpha'-like isoform X1, whose protein sequence is MADKDNVEKFLDNNPQFAKEYYDKKVKADVITSAFNNQVQVKDPASYKDVSTIQEAEFIFELVKEMQGTNPMEKALHKVLQRIALLIQADRCSYFGYRARNGTPELSTILFDVTHNSPFERNIVNPNLEIVFPTDMGIVGWTAHSKKPLNIPDVKKDSHFSDFVDKQTKYTTKCMITTPIMNGKEPVGVVMALNKQGADEFSKSDQELFNKYVNFAAVIILQDHTAYMWDVESRRSQVLLWSASKVFEELTDIERQFHKALYTVRTYIKCERYSVGLLDMTKDKEFFDEWAIKLGEQEPYKGPKTPDGREINFYKIIDYLLEDKEEIKVIPGPPADHWALVSGLPSYVAENGFICNMMNAQADEYFVFQKEAVDETGWMIKNVLSLPIVNKKEEIVGVATFYNRRDGKPFDENDEQITEALTQFLGWSTLNSDTYDKLNRTEWSQDIAKEMLMYQTTATPNDVQSILNTQEKFGSAPEDCDQKEMYKLLRSNIPEAKTVELLEFRFSDFPLSELELIKCGIRCFFELGVVEKFKVPAEILTRWMYTVRKGYRDITYHNWRHGFNVGQTMFTLLLTGKLKKYYTDLEAFAMVAAGFCHDIDHRGTNNLYQTKSLSPLAKLHSSSILERHHLEYSKTLMENENLNIFLNLQKRQFETVQHLFEVCIIATDLALYFKKRTMFQKIVDSVEGIPDDKEKISFISNNPVRKEIIMAMMMTACDLSAITKPWEVQSKVALMVAAEFWEQGDLERTVLDQQPIPMMDRNHADELPKMQCGFIDFVCSFVYKEFSRFHTEITPMFEGLNINRGQWRGLADVHEAKIKAIEDEKKRLEGGDAQDQGGKSKTCVVC, encoded by the exons ATGGCAGACAAAGACAATGTAGAGAAGTTCCTTGACAACAACCCACAGTTTGCTAAGGAGTACTATGACAAGAAAGTCAAGGCAGATGTGATCACTTCTGCCTTCAACAACCAGGTCCAGGTCAAAGACCCAGCCTCTTACAAGGATGTGTCCACCATCCAGGAGGCTGAGTTCATATTTGAGCTTGTGAAGGAGATGCAGGGTACCAACCCGATGGAAAAAGCCCTGCATAAAGTTCTCCAGAGGATTGCTCTGCTGATCCAGGCTGATCGGTGCAGCTACTTTGGCTACAGGGCTCGTAACGGGACACCTGAGCTGTCCACGATCCTCTTCGACGTGACACACAATTCTCCATTTGAGAGAAATATAGTGAACCCCAATCTGGAGATTGTTTTTCCCACCGACATGGGAATTGTTGGATGGACAGCACATTCCAAGAAGCCTCTGAATATTCCCGATGTGAAGAAG GACTCTCATTTCAGTGACTTTGTGGATAAACAGACCAAATATACCACTAAATGCATGATTACTACTCCCATTATGAATGGAAAGGAACCCGTCGGCGTTGTTATGGCACTCAATAAACAAGGTGCTGATGAATTCTCAAAGAGTGATCAGGAG CTCTTCAATAAATATGTGAACTTTGCTGCTGTGATCATTCTCCAAGATCACACTGCTTACATGTGGGATGTGGAGTCCAGGAGAAGCCAG GTTCTTCTGTGGTCAGCCAGCAAAGTTTTTGAAGAGTTGACGGATATCGAGAGGCAGTTTCACAAAGCCTTGTACACAGTGAGGACATATATCAAGTGTGAGAGATACTCTGTGGGACTCCTGGACATGACCAAAGACAAG GAATTCTTTGATGAATGGGCAATCAAACTAGGAGAACAGGAGCCATACAAAGGACCCAAAACACCTGATGGCAGA GAAATCAACTTCTACAAGATTATTGACTACTTACtggaagacaaagaggagattAAAGTTATCCC AGGCCCTCCTGCCGACCACTGGGCTCTCGTCAGTGGACTCCCATCATATGTGGCTGAAAATGGATTT ATCTGCAACATGATGAATGCTCAGGCAGACGAGTACTTCGTGTTTCAG AAAGAAGCGGTGGATGAGACTGGATGGATGATTAAGAatgtcctctccctccccatcGTCAACAAAAAGGAAGAGATTGTCGGCGTTGCCACTTTCTACAACAGAAGGGATGGCAAACCATTCGACGAGAATGATGAACAGATTACGGAA GCTCTAACCCAGTTCCTTGGCTGGTCCACTCTGAATAGTGACACGTACGACAAACTGAACAGGACAGAGTGGAGTCAAGATATTGCCAAGGAAATGCTCATGTACCAGACAACAGCCACACCAAATGACGTGCAGAGCATTCTG AACACTCAAGAGAAGTTTGGCTCTGCACCAGAGGACTGTGACCAGAAGGAAATGTACAAACTGTTG AGATCCAACATCCCTGAAGCCAAGACCGTTGAGCTGTTGGAGTTTCGCTTCAGTGACTTTCCGCTGTCTGAGTTAGAGCTCATCAAGTGTGGAATCCGTTGTTTTTTTGAACTGGGAGTCGTAGAGAAGTTCAAAGTCCCAGCTGAG ATCTTGACACGATGGATGTACACCGTTCGCAAGGGATACCGTGACATCACCTACCACAACTGGAGGCACGGCTTCAACGTCGGCCAAACCATGTTCACCCTTCTGCTT ACAGGTAAACTGAAGAAGTATTACACTGATCTCGAGGCCTTTGCCATGGTTGCTGCTGGATTCTGCCACGATATTGACCACAGAGGAACCAACAATCTCTATCAAACAAA GAGTTTATCCCCACTGGCAAAACTGCACAGCTCCTCAATTTTGGAGCGACATCATCTTGAGTACAGTAAGACACTGATGGAGAATGAG aatttgaatattttcctAAACCTTCAGAAGCGTCAGTTTGAGACGGTCCAGCATCTGTTTGAAGTTTGCATTATTGCCACTGACCTCGCCCTCTACTTCAA GAAGAGAACAATGTTCCAAAAGATTGTGGATTCTGTGGAAGGGATTCCAGACGATAAAGAGAAGATCAGCTTCATCTCCAACAATCCAGTCAGGAAGGAAATTATCAT GGCAATGATGATGACGGCTTGTGACCTGTCAGCCATTACAAAGCCATGGGAGGTTCAGAGCAAG GTCGCCCTGATGGTGGCAGCAGAATTTTGGGAGCAGGGAGACCTTGAGAGGACAGTTCTTGACCAACAGCCTATT ccaATGATGGACAGAAATCATGCTGATGAGCTGCCTAAGATGCAATGTGGTTTCATCGACTTTGTCTGCTCCTTTGTGTACAAG GAGTTTTCTCGCTTTCACACAGAGATCACCCCCATGTTCGAAGGATTGAACATCAATAGGGGACAGTGGAGAGGTCTCGCAGATGTCCACGAGGCCAAGATAAAGGCTATCGAAGATGAGAAAAAGAGGCTGGAAGGTGGAGATGCACAAG ATCAAGGCGGGAAGTCAAAGACGTGTGTTGTCTGCTAA